The following proteins are encoded in a genomic region of Arachis stenosperma cultivar V10309 chromosome 4, arast.V10309.gnm1.PFL2, whole genome shotgun sequence:
- the LOC130974776 gene encoding uncharacterized protein LOC130974776 yields the protein MNQYKWKARTVYASREEFKDIVTVYAVQTARAITFRKCDLQRTPQGGKLLTAIGWNPNDQMLPIAYAVVEAETKDSGTWFLNHLASDIGAEKMGRSTFISDQQKGLLPAYEDVIPGVDNRFCVRHLYSNFRKRFPGLQLKQLIWKCAKATYWKDWERYMAELKAMNQEAFWYLNAIPPRYWSRSRFTYNSKVDTLVNNMSESFNAAIVDAREKPIVTMLEEIRVKLMTRWAENRDLVQNYSGTILPRIRIRLERRSRSARQWRPY from the exons ATGAATCAATACAAGTGGAAAGCGCGCACAGTGTATGCATCTCGGGAAGAGTTCAAGGACATTGTGACTGTATATGCTGTACAGACCGCTAGGGCAATCACATTTAGGAAGTGTGATCTGCAGAGG ACACCCCAGGGAGGAAAATTGCTCACTGCCATTGGTTGGAATCCGAATGACCAAATGCTGCCCATTGCATATGCGGTTGTAGAGGCCGAGACCAAGGACTCAGGGACTTGGTTCCTAAATCATCTTGCATCTGACATTGGGGCTGAGAAGATGGGAAGATCCACATTCATATCTGACCAGCAGAAA GGTTTGTTGCCAGCATACGAGGATGTTATACCAGGAGTGGATAATCGATTTTGTGTGAGACACTTATACAGCAACTTCAGAAAAAGATTTCCAGGATTACAATTGAAGCAACTCATATGGAAGTGTGCTAAGGCAACTTACTGGAAGGATTGGGAGAGGTACATGGCCGAACTGAAAGCTATGAATCAGGAAGCTTTTTGGTACCTAAATGCTATCCCTCCTAGGTATTGGTCTAGATCTAGGTTCACCTATAATTCTAAAGTAGATACACTAGTTAACAATATGTCTGAGAGCTTTAATGCTGCCATAGTTGATGCTAGAGAGAAGCCTATAGTTACGATGTTAGAGGAGATCAGGGTTAAACTAATGACTAGGTGGGCAGAGAATAGGGATCTTGTTCAGAACTATTCAGGGACAATATTACCTAGGATTAGAATCAGGTTGGAGAGGAGGTCTAGATCTGCTAGACAATGGCGGCCATATTAG